ATCTCGTGATCCACCCAATATCTAGTGCCTTTGGTGTCTCTAGATTCAATAATCCCCCTGTTGGATGCTGAACATCTTTCAAAAGTAGCTCTTTTAGATTTGTCAGATATGACAAGTCGGGGACTGTCAATTTTGGGGATCCCCAGCGAAGACTCTGTAAACTGGAGGGCAACTCTGGTAGTACTTGAAGTCGGTCGCATTCCAGTATGTCAAGGGTTTGGAGGCGAGAGAGGCGCCAAATGTTTTGAGGCAGCCCAGCCACAATGGATGACGATAATCTCAAAATTCTCAAAGAGGATAATCCTGAATTATCACATCGAACTTGGCCCTCCAAATTTGTGCAGTGAGAAAAATCTATCTCTTCCAGTTTCTCTAAGTTCACAATGTCTTCAGGAAATTTTCGTAGGGGAGTGCTTCCATCTTTAGCgtcttcaaatttctcaattcCTTGACTGACGGTGGTAGTTCTTCAATTTTAGTGTGTGAAAGGTCCAAAAACTCCAGCATCTTCAGGTCCCCGATGGAAGGTGGAAGTTTTCCACCATCCGACACTCCCTTAAAGAAAGTCTCCGAAGATTCTGGGGGAATTCAAAAGTATCTGGAAGCCCAGCAATTTTAGCACCATCCAGAGCAAGACATTTGAGTTTCTCTAGGTGGCCAATTGGGGATATAGATTCCAACTGTGTACAGCCACAAGCACTAAGTTTTTTAAGTTTCTTCCAAGAACCACTCTcgatttgaatttcttttatgCCAGTTCCATCAACCAGAAGTTCCTTCAAAGATTTCATGCAGCGCAATTCTTGGGGCAACTTCTTGACTAGGCTGCACTTTCTCAAGTTTAAGGAACTCAAGTTCTTCAGCTTTCTAATGAATGGCCCGATTTCAGATAACCAAGTACAATCTTCCAGAATCAATATCTCCAAATTGATTGGAGCTTGAAAATTCAACGAAGCAGGTAACCGAACACATCCTTGGAGGTTCAAGACTTTCAACTTCTTCTCCTGCAACGTGCAAAagaagatatcaatttttactTGCCCGTACCTTTCATTTTAACACAAGATTTAAAAACCAAATGTCAGCCATACCCCCTCAAAACGACTCCAGATTTGTGAATCTCTGGCGACCGGACTCCCAGACAGATCGAGAATGACTAACTCCTCCAAATGCGCATTACATAGCTCACGAATCGAATGGCACTCTCTCCAATCAAGCCACCTTAAATTCGGAAGAAGATTCTTCGTATTTCCCTGGATTTTAGCCGGGTACAATCTGAGGTACCTCAAATTCGACATTTGGTGAGTTTCTTCATATGTAAAACAGACGGTTGAACCTTCTTCAACTGTGAGATCAATGCCCTCGACACTTCCAGTACCCTGACAAGTCTCAATTGGGGAAAATCGTTTGAGTAAGTTGAGAACTTAATTCTTACTCCTTTTAATGAAATGCgacaaatcaaattttcaagatcAGTGGGTATCCACTACGTATTCTAAATCGTGTTAAGAACAAATCCCTACCTTTTCCCTCCAACAATGAATAAAGAAAAGTAAGTTTTTGTTGATGGGAATGGAAGGTTTATCTGAACGCTTTCGTAacccactaaaaaaaaaattctagaggCTTTGAAAACTTACCCAACGATTTTGTAGAATTTTAAGTGCATCACTGTGGACCCAAATCCTGCAGCGCTCATGAGGAGCTTTCTTCTGGACGAGCTTCCTGCCAAAGTCTCTTAAGAGATTGTGCATTCTCAATTCATTATTTTCTCCATCTTCCAACAAATGCTTATCACGAAGTTGTTTTATCCCTCTACAAGGATAGTAACAACAAGCATCCCACATGTAAAAGGGAATTCGTTCATcctttccaataaaaaaacatgctATGTCGAGAAATATCTTCTTTGTAGTACCTTCTAAGGAGTTGTAGCTGACCTTAAAGGCAGCTTCTACGTCATctccttggtttttttttaaaagttccAAGGTCTCtttccatattttcttcttttcgtgGCGTAAATTTGAAGCCCAAAGCACAATGGCCAAAGGAAGCCCTCCCAAAGCTTTGACGATGGATATGGACAAGGAGTCATACTCACGGACTTCTTGGGAAGAACACCCTTGAAAAGCATGCTTACGAAAGAGTTGAAGAGCACTGCCTTGTTCCATTGGTGTAAGCTCATGTTCTTCAATCGCTCTGTTgtaaaattttttaacaatatttaaTGAGTCTGTGGTCACAATGATTCTACTTCCCGGACCAAACCATCCAACTTCCCCAGCTAATGCTTTAAGTTCTTCAACCCGACGCACATCGTCAAGGACAATAAGAACCTTCATGTTCCTAAATTGATTTGGTATAACTTGAACACCTTCATCAGATGATTTAAGTTGTGCAGGTTCTTTTTGAAGGTCAGCAATTAACTTTTCTTGTGAAGACAAGATGCTGTGCAAATTAATACCTTCAAGGAAGCTACATTGCTTAAACAATATATGCATCTTGTTGAAGACAACCTTTGCAAGTGTGGTCTTTCCAACACCCGGCATTCCGCATATTCCAACGACTCGTACGTCTTTGCCACATACTTCGATCGCTTGTCCATGGCTGTAGACAACACCAAGCTTTCTCATCATCACTTGAACATGAGGATCAATTCCGACTAGTTTGTCGGTTACAGCTTTGTCATCCTTCTTCAACACCTGCCTGACACGTCTACGAACTCTTTTTAGGAGCCGGGACTCATCCCTTCAAACGTAAGTGATGAAGCACGGGATGACAACAAAGTCAATACACACATATAAAATAAGTAGACAAAAATCAAGTGGGGAATGAACCGACAAAAATTAAACCAACCAACAGGGCAGGGGGAATCTCCAATAAAAATGGAGAGCAAGTTTTAAAGCATGGTCTATTTCCCTTTCATGCATATAGCAATTTTGACATTGATGTCATGCTATCTGCAAAACAAAAGTTCTCTCGGGTCATTTTCAAATGCCGTGGGGGAACGAACGAAGCATGGGAGACCAGGTCGGATGGTCTAACTCGCAGCTATGTCCTAAGTCAAGACATTTTCAAATGGCCACTTTAATCTAGTCACTGGTCATTCAATAGACATATAGCACTTTAACTTGTTAAATGATATGAATATCAGAAGAATAACCTTAAAGATCTCTCGAGCATGCATCATAATCGCCATGAttacatataatattttttggagAAGGTTCGTGTTCATTTTCACATCAACCTATACCTTTTTTCCCCCTATCtaggaaagaaaatagaaaccAGAAGTGAAGGAATTACCCGTTGTCGATCTCCGCCAGATAATATCCTTTTAATTCCCCGATCTTTCGAAGCACATTCTTCCATTTTTTGATGGTTTCTGCGTCTTCACCCCTCTCATGTTGATCGAAGGACGTTGCAAAATCTCCAGCCTGGTGTTTTACATCGTAGGGACTAATATCATAGAAGATCGGGATAATAGTCTGTTCAGCGAAGACTCTGCACTCCCACATTTGTACCACTTCCATGAGACAACTTTTACTGGAAGCATAATCCTTGGAGAAGATGGCTATCGAGATCTTCGACCCCTTGATCACTTCTATTAGCTGCGACTTGATCTCTTCTCCACCACGGAGATTTTCATCATCTTTAAAGACGCGAATCCCTGCATCTATCAAGTTGCTGTAAAGGTGACCCGTAAATCCTTTGCGAGTATCTGTacctctaaaactcaagaacacttcATAATTGATTCTAGAtgacgaagatgaagatgattCCTGTCAAATCAAGAAAACTAAACAGCTTCACAAAGTAAACATAGTGTTTCAGATTAACCTTATGCTTCTGgccaaacagaaaaaaatataataaaaaaaccaaagttTTATGGTTCCCACGAAGAGGAACCTAAGACAGCAAGCGGCCTCAGTAACTATATTTTGCGACGCAcgcattttgatattttttttaaattcaaaattctcgGAACTTTCTTGACAATCAAATGTCGGTGTGCGAATTCACATTTgatcttttcataattttctcaaacttaaatgatatctcaaatttTAGGGGAAAGCGAAACATTATTTAACAAGCCCAATTTACAACGTCATTAGTGCTTGGAGTTTTGACAGGATCTCGTGACTTTGAACGTTCAGTAGTTCAATCGTTCACGTCAAAGAAGATTTGTAAATTTCGTGACGATGTTTAGCATATGCGGGGTCGAACTAGAAGCAGAGGACCGGTTATACTGTATCCATGTCAAAGttgttctaaaaaataataCAGATCTAAAAGATGCAGAGAAAACTAACCGAGTCTCTTCTCCCAGCAGCCACAGCTTCAAAAGCAATTCCTCGGCAAAAGATTAGAGACGCTGCGTACCAACACCAAcaccaagcccaagcccaagccaaaGCCGAAGCCGAAGCCGAAGCCGAAGCCAAAGCCATTCCCTTGGACAGAATCACCACAGCCAGTATAGTCGCCATCGAAGGCACTGCTTGCTCGCTCTCTCTTGCGCTTTCACTTGCAGTGGCACAAGAGGTCTATAGACATTAGACAACAATCTGTATTACACTTCCGTAATTTTCTGGaagttaaataatattttaaattttaggagAAAGCAAAACACTACTTAACAGGCCCAATAGAGCTTGGACTTTCGATGGGACCTCGTGATTTCTAACATTCAGTGGTTCAATCGTTCATGTCAAAGAAGATTTGCAAAATTCCAGATGATATTGAGCATTTATGGGGTCGAACTACAAGCAGAGGACCGATTCCATCGTGTTCATGTCAAAGAAGTTCCAAAGAATAATACAAATCCCAGCAAAATAAACAACGCCACGAACCAAATTGAAGACATCGGGAGAGACGGATTTACCTCAGCCAGTATCGTTGCTGTCGAAGCCATCGCTTGCTcactctgctctctctctctctctctcgctgtctATGGTGCTTTCCCTCGCAGAGACACAGGAGGTCGATAGATATTAGACGACaatatattttacattttaCACTTGACCAAGACCATTGACTTCTGTGCACCCGCCAAGTGCTTGGGCAACGTGAGGGAAAATTGTCATGTACTCCCCGAAGAGGATGCAATAAACAGATCGTATTCCTCACAAGTTCGTTCAATTAAATTGGATCCTCCGTGTATAAATCAAGTTCTGCTGATATTACTGTAATGGAGGATATTAATGGCGTCCTATTATTGCCAAAAAGCCCATTTTGCTAGTCAGCAAGCCAACACAAACCAATATATCTTtagctccatttgtttcatgaaaaatgaatgagttTATAAAAATCGTTtgtattacttgaaataattagtccataaaaaatgttttcattatcgatgtctaaatattttttatgaatgataaaaatatattttgttcatttatttttgtaagcgatacaAATGATCGTTTTTAAGAAATacatttcaaatcattcattttccgcaaaacaaacggAGCTTTCATTAGGATCATTTTCCAGTCGAATCTTATTTTTCAGTGTTGAGTTGGGGATTAGAAGAATTTTATTCTTCGACTTGCACAATTTTGGCAGTGAAGTTGGGGTCTCTTGACCACAACTTGTAATCTTTCAAGTAGATCCTATAGTCTCTTTCTAACCCTATCTCCCCGCTTTCACTTCCTTAATAGACCTTTGCTCTATTTACTAGTAAATAGATGTTTTGTAGAGAAGAAAGGTGCGTCGGCCCGTCGGGTGTCTATATATTCAGAAAGATTCAGAGTCTATAAAATCCCTTAggcaaaatatataaataaaaaagacttGCTTGCGTGGTGAATAATAAACTGCAGAAGTAAGTCTACATCCATCATTTTACAAGCAAAACAAAATGATCAATTCaatctaatatatatttttgaagatTATGCAAAGGTAATGGCGTCCTCATCGAGCTTCATGAATTGGCTTGCATAATCAATTGCGATTGCTTGCGTCTTCTTCTAAGCACCACAACTGAATTTCTGTAGTCTCCTTTCTGTGAGTCCAGGCCACAAAGTCAGTTCCTCTAATTCCTTTTTGACATCGATAATTGCACGATGCTATCCAGGAACTTAACATACTTGTGGCATTAATATACTGATCAGTTTAAATACCATACCTTTTCTAAATTATCATACCTTCCTTCACCCTCTTCCGTCCTTTTGTCTCCTCTCCTTGCTGGGAAGATGCCATGAAGTTATTTCTTCATGTAAGCGTGAACACAACAGCTCGAGTGCGAAGTATTCCCACGGAGACATTAACGtgtgaaaaaagagaaatgttaaGTACAAGAGCACGGGCTTTAGTAGCATAAAAATTTTCGAGACCCCATAAAAGTAATAACATATTATGagtcataaatttaaaaaaaaaaattcactttaatttttttttgctcagcATGCTATTAATTTTATAACTAATTAAAGGCGGTTACATaagtatatttctttttatactGATCCCCGTGACTTCTTTTTATACTGATCCCCGTGACTTGACATCTTTGCTCGCATACGCTGGGAGCAACACACCCACGCGCGTGATTCGCTTAAATATTCAGCTCACTTGAATGTTCTACTCGCTTGTAGATTGGGTCCAAGAAAAGTCCGATAAGAAAGATCCATGGCGATCAAACCACCGCGTTTTTTCAAGGCGATAGGGAACTCTTTTTAACGTTTAGtggaattttgaattttctttttatttctccactttattacataaattttttttattcactaaaaaaattgaattaataatgaaaaaataaataaataactatggGAGTTGTATTTTATTGCAACTGTTCATTGTTGTTATGAGTTATTGgtgagacaaaagaaaatttctacAAAATCATCGCGTTTTCAAGTAATGTCCCgcaagaaaattaattaaatttaattaattcaatcaattaacacacatatcatcatcattagatATATTAACATGCACCAGCAAGGGAACTTTGTGATATTATTAAATCGGATCAAACGTTGCCatatgaaaagagagagaactcaatttttcttaatttagttAGTGAAGAATATGATTACCAGCTAGAAGCATGCTGGCAGgttctcttttccattttctttactAGGGTGTGTTTAATTCGGCATTTTTAAAGTCACTCGAAGCTCAAAGTCCATCGGAAAATTTTGGGGGTGTTCAACAACCATTCTTAAAGGACTTTAGTCTGAAAGTTAGGATTATGGAGGCTGAAAGTCCAAAATTGGTGGTACTGATAGTTGAAAACTTGTTGATCTAATTTAGTCATCGCGGATCCTCTTTTCAATGACTTTTCTTGGACCCCAATCTGCAAGGAAGCATAACATTTGGGTAACGCGCGTGCGTGGGTGCGTGCTCCGCACGCTGATGAGTGTGTGGCGCGTGAGTACCGAGTGAAGGGAGAGATGTCCCGATCACGaggacaagaaaaagagagtggCAGTGGGC
This genomic stretch from Eucalyptus grandis isolate ANBG69807.140 chromosome 3, ASM1654582v1, whole genome shotgun sequence harbors:
- the LOC104439794 gene encoding TMV resistance protein N, which gives rise to MASTATILAETSCATASESARESEQAVPSMATILAVVILSKGMALASASASASALAWAWAWCWCWYAASLIFCRGIAFEAVAAGRRDSESSSSSSSRINYEVFLSFRGTDTRKGFTGHLYSNLIDAGIRVFKDDENLRGGEEIKSQLIEVIKGSKISIAIFSKDYASSKSCLMEVVQMWECRVFAEQTIIPIFYDISPYDVKHQAGDFATSFDQHERGEDAETIKKWKNVLRKIGELKGYYLAEIDNGDESRLLKRVRRRVRQVLKKDDKAVTDKLVGIDPHVQVMMRKLGVVYSHGQAIEVCGKDVRVVGICGMPGVGKTTLAKVVFNKMHILFKQCSFLEGINLHSILSSQEKLIADLQKEPAQLKSSDEGVQVIPNQFRNMKVLIVLDDVRRVEELKALAGEVGWFGPGSRIIVTTDSLNIVKKFYNRAIEEHELTPMEQGSALQLFRKHAFQGCSSQEVREYDSLSISIVKALGGLPLAIVLWASNLRHEKKKIWKETLELLKKNQGDDVEAAFKVSYNSLEGTTKKIFLDIACFFIGKDERIPFYMWDACCYYPCRGIKQLRDKHLLEDGENNELRMHNLLRDFGRKLVQKKAPHERCRIWVHSDALKILQNRWGTGSVEGIDLTVEEGSTVCFTYEETHQMSNLRYLRLYPAKIQGNTKNLLPNLRWLDWRECHSIRELCNAHLEELVILDLSGSPVARDSQIWSRFEGEKKLKVLNLQGCVRLPASLNFQAPINLEILILEDCTWLSEIGPFIRKLKNLSSLNLRKCSLVKKLPQELRCMKSLKELLVDGTGIKEIQIESGSWKKLKKLSACGCTQLESISPIGHLEKLKCLALDGAKIAGLPDTFEFPQNLRRLSLRECRMVENFHLPSGT